Proteins encoded within one genomic window of Dermatophilus congolensis:
- the ahcY gene encoding adenosylhomocysteinase has protein sequence MTFDYKIRDINLAAAGRHQLRLAEAEMPGLMSLREEYAEQQPLKGARIAGSLHMTVQTAVLIETLTALGAEVRWASCNIFSTQDEAAAAVVVGPNGTPENPQGVPVFAWKGETLEEYWDCAEAIFTWPEGSGANMILDDGGDATMLVHKGREWELAGGVPPTTEEDSEEFTVFKALVRRTMEQNPNKWTEIAKQIKGVTEETTTGVHRLYELARNGELLFPAMNVNDAVTKSKFDNKYGCRHSLIDGINRATDVLIGGKTALVCGYGDVGKGCAESLRGQGARVIVTEIDPICALQAAMDGYQVARLKDVVDQIDIFVTTTGNKDIIMAEDMVKMKDKAIVGNIGHFDNEIDMAGLAKVPGVKRTEIKPQVHEWTFPADGERGERSIIILSEGRLLNLGNATGHPSFVMSNSFADQTIAQIELFTKPQEYSNDVYVLPKHLDEKVARAHLAALGVELTELTKSQADYIGVDIAGPYKPDNYRY, from the coding sequence ATGACGTTCGACTACAAGATTCGGGACATCAACCTGGCGGCTGCTGGCCGTCACCAGTTGCGTCTGGCGGAGGCCGAGATGCCCGGTCTGATGTCGCTGCGTGAAGAGTATGCCGAGCAGCAGCCTTTGAAGGGCGCCCGTATCGCTGGTTCGTTGCACATGACTGTTCAGACAGCTGTGCTCATTGAAACTTTGACAGCTCTGGGTGCCGAGGTGCGCTGGGCTTCGTGCAACATTTTCTCGACCCAGGACGAGGCTGCCGCTGCTGTTGTCGTCGGCCCGAACGGAACCCCTGAGAACCCTCAGGGTGTACCCGTCTTCGCCTGGAAGGGTGAAACCCTCGAGGAGTACTGGGACTGCGCCGAAGCGATCTTCACCTGGCCTGAGGGCTCCGGGGCGAACATGATCCTTGACGACGGTGGTGACGCCACCATGCTCGTGCACAAGGGACGCGAGTGGGAGCTGGCTGGCGGCGTTCCCCCCACCACTGAGGAAGACTCTGAAGAGTTCACCGTTTTCAAAGCTTTGGTGCGCCGCACCATGGAGCAGAACCCGAACAAGTGGACCGAGATCGCTAAGCAGATTAAGGGTGTCACTGAAGAAACCACGACAGGTGTGCACCGCCTGTACGAATTGGCCCGCAACGGCGAGCTGCTCTTCCCGGCCATGAACGTTAACGACGCGGTCACCAAGAGCAAGTTCGACAACAAGTACGGCTGCCGCCACTCCCTCATTGACGGCATCAACCGCGCCACTGACGTCCTCATCGGCGGTAAGACCGCTTTGGTGTGTGGCTACGGAGACGTCGGTAAGGGCTGTGCTGAGTCGCTGCGTGGACAGGGCGCCCGCGTCATCGTCACCGAGATTGACCCGATCTGTGCGCTGCAGGCCGCGATGGACGGCTACCAGGTTGCACGGTTGAAGGATGTCGTTGACCAGATCGACATCTTCGTCACCACCACGGGCAACAAAGACATCATCATGGCCGAAGACATGGTCAAGATGAAGGACAAGGCCATCGTGGGCAACATCGGCCACTTCGACAACGAGATCGACATGGCTGGCCTGGCCAAGGTGCCTGGTGTCAAGCGCACCGAGATCAAGCCGCAGGTGCACGAGTGGACCTTCCCCGCTGATGGTGAGCGCGGTGAGCGTTCGATCATCATCCTGTCTGAGGGGCGCCTGCTGAACCTGGGTAACGCTACGGGACACCCCAGCTTTGTGATGAGCAACTCTTTCGCTGACCAGACCATCGCTCAGATTGAGCTGTTCACCAAGCCGCAGGAGTACAGCAACGACGTCTACGTGCTGCCTAAGCACCTTGACGAGAAGGTTGCGCGAGCGCACCTGGCTGCGCTGGGTGTTGAGCTGACGGAGCTGACCAAGTCTCAGGCTGACTACATCGGTGTTGACATCGCTGGTCCGTACAAGCCGGACAACTACCGCTACTGA
- the mtrA gene encoding MtrAB system response regulator MtrA encodes MKAHVLVVDDDLALAEMLGLVLQNEGFHVTHCPDGVSGLKAARELKPDLVLLDVMMPGMDGIEVAKQLRAESGVPIVMLSARSDTIDVVVGLESGADDYVVKPFKPQELTARVRARLRRGTDTNPETLRIGDVVIDVAGHSVTKNGQVVQLTPLEFDLLVALARKPWQAFSRDVLLEQVWGYRHAGDARLVNVHVQRLRGKIEDDPEHPKIVVTVRGVGYKAGTN; translated from the coding sequence GTGAAAGCTCACGTCCTGGTCGTGGATGACGATCTTGCGCTAGCTGAAATGCTTGGGTTGGTGCTGCAGAACGAGGGTTTTCATGTGACCCATTGCCCTGATGGTGTTTCAGGGTTGAAGGCGGCGCGTGAGCTGAAGCCGGATCTGGTGTTGTTGGACGTCATGATGCCGGGGATGGATGGCATCGAGGTGGCTAAGCAGCTTCGGGCCGAGTCTGGGGTGCCAATCGTGATGTTGTCTGCGCGCTCGGACACGATTGATGTTGTGGTGGGTCTGGAATCTGGTGCAGATGACTATGTGGTCAAGCCGTTTAAGCCCCAGGAATTGACTGCTCGTGTGCGGGCGCGGCTGCGTCGCGGTACGGATACCAATCCTGAAACGTTGCGTATTGGTGATGTGGTTATCGATGTGGCTGGTCACTCGGTGACAAAGAATGGTCAGGTCGTTCAGCTGACGCCGTTGGAGTTTGATTTGTTGGTGGCGTTGGCGCGTAAACCGTGGCAGGCGTTTAGCCGGGATGTGCTGTTGGAGCAGGTATGGGGTTACCGGCATGCCGGAGATGCGCGGTTGGTGAATGTTCACGTGCAGCGGCTGCGGGGCAAGATTGAGGATGATCCGGAACACCCGAAGATTGTGGTGACGGTGCGTGGCGTGGGGTACAAGGCGGGGACGAACTGA
- the mtrB gene encoding MtrAB system histidine kinase MtrB encodes MPDDVVRSAPMDGVASVEVGEAVPPGGEEALVASSPVSQVQEHRGWKQRVKSGWRNARAELAKRWRTSLQFRTVVITVVLGAVITVLLQSFSYSRTAAALVEGKVEASKEDAAYRASGVQRNLDATDRSDAESIRQLTYDLMQQQTSQAPDQAREVILTHGPKKSPGSIPTMWTAFGPEVLPQALREAVVEDPGHQQVQIVPVRGHDGSEAQAVVVGQQIQIPDSDAHELYFVYPMEREASTMDLMLRTYLLGGVLLTGLIALVSLAVTRLVVDPVREAAQVAERLANGRLDERMQLRGEDDLARLSGAFNRMADNLQSQIRRLEELSQVQQRFVSDVSHELRTPLTTIQMASEMLFADRDAYSPTSRRSAELLHGEVERFDEMLSGLLEISRHDAGSVVLETDKHDVVAVVQRVISAATTLAETKGSEVTVVELTPGPFVAEIDPRRIERILRNLLVNALEHGQGEPVQIEVGANEEAVAVAVRDHGIGLEPGQSSLVFNRFWRADPARTRTTGGTGLGLAIALEDARLHRGLLQAWGVPGEGSRFRLIVPKDETVSISEPPIPLADGEGVTSHHDTGTLPVIDGVVPGATVVPVDSDSQGQV; translated from the coding sequence ATGCCAGATGACGTCGTGAGGTCTGCGCCGATGGATGGGGTGGCCTCCGTCGAGGTGGGGGAGGCTGTTCCTCCCGGCGGTGAAGAGGCGCTGGTTGCCTCGAGTCCTGTTTCTCAGGTGCAGGAACATCGTGGTTGGAAGCAGCGCGTGAAGTCGGGGTGGAGGAACGCTCGGGCAGAGCTTGCTAAACGGTGGCGGACAAGTCTTCAGTTTCGCACCGTTGTAATCACGGTTGTTTTGGGTGCCGTGATTACGGTGTTGTTGCAGTCGTTTTCGTATAGCCGAACGGCGGCGGCGCTGGTAGAGGGCAAAGTGGAGGCTTCGAAAGAGGATGCTGCTTATCGGGCTTCGGGTGTGCAGAGAAATTTGGATGCCACGGATCGTTCGGATGCTGAGTCGATCCGGCAGTTGACGTATGACTTGATGCAGCAGCAAACGTCGCAGGCTCCTGATCAGGCTCGTGAGGTGATTTTGACGCACGGGCCGAAGAAGTCGCCGGGCAGTATCCCGACGATGTGGACGGCTTTTGGCCCGGAGGTGTTGCCGCAGGCGTTGCGTGAGGCGGTAGTGGAGGATCCAGGCCACCAACAGGTGCAGATTGTGCCGGTTCGGGGGCATGACGGGTCTGAAGCTCAGGCGGTGGTTGTGGGGCAGCAGATCCAGATTCCAGATTCGGATGCGCACGAGTTGTATTTCGTGTATCCGATGGAACGTGAAGCCTCGACGATGGATTTGATGCTGCGTACGTATTTGTTGGGTGGTGTGCTGCTGACGGGGCTGATTGCTTTGGTGTCGTTGGCTGTGACGCGGTTGGTGGTGGATCCGGTGCGTGAAGCTGCCCAGGTGGCGGAGCGGCTGGCCAACGGTCGGTTGGATGAGCGGATGCAGTTGCGTGGCGAGGATGATCTGGCGCGGCTTTCGGGGGCGTTTAACCGGATGGCTGATAATTTGCAGAGCCAGATTCGTCGGTTGGAGGAGCTGTCGCAGGTTCAGCAGCGGTTTGTTTCGGATGTGAGTCATGAGTTGCGTACGCCGTTGACGACTATTCAGATGGCTAGCGAGATGCTTTTTGCGGATCGGGATGCGTATTCGCCTACGAGTCGGCGCTCTGCTGAGCTGCTGCATGGTGAGGTGGAGCGGTTTGATGAGATGTTGTCGGGGTTGTTGGAGATCAGCCGTCATGATGCTGGGTCGGTGGTGTTGGAGACGGACAAGCATGATGTGGTGGCTGTAGTTCAGCGGGTGATTTCGGCAGCGACCACGTTGGCTGAGACCAAGGGCAGTGAGGTCACGGTTGTTGAGCTGACGCCGGGGCCATTTGTGGCTGAGATCGATCCGCGTCGTATTGAGCGGATTCTGCGCAATCTTTTGGTGAATGCGTTGGAGCATGGGCAGGGTGAGCCGGTGCAGATTGAGGTGGGCGCAAACGAGGAAGCCGTCGCTGTTGCGGTTCGTGACCATGGGATTGGTTTGGAGCCGGGGCAGTCTTCGTTGGTGTTTAACCGTTTTTGGCGGGCTGATCCGGCGCGGACTCGCACCACCGGTGGTACCGGTTTGGGGCTAGCGATTGCTTTGGAGGATGCGCGTTTGCATCGGGGTTTGTTGCAGGCGTGGGGTGTTCCCGGGGAGGGCAGTAGGTTCAGGTTGATTGTGCCTAAGGATGAAACGGTGTCGATTAGTGAGCCACCTATTCCGTTGGCTGATGGTGAGGGCGTGACCAGCCATCACGACACGGGGACGTTGCCGGTGATTGATGGGGTGGTGCCGGGAGCCACGGTTGTGCCGGTGGATTCAGATTCTCAGGGGCAGGTGTGA
- a CDS encoding class F sortase has product MSTKLPDAGVGRIRNFLVASGAVGGVVMGVLLLWGGLKGSPPDAAPLPDHTFSLAAEDARRLTDVRHDARATGVHRLSTISPSRVVIPSLGVDAPVVDVSVHAGELVVPGDVKVVGRWGAGAALGADQGGTLLAGHVDVRGDLGALHQLSRIEPGAEVYTSDAVGRVQFWTVTSLIVRAKDRLPSWQASGPRRLILVTCGGPVERREGRWSYRDNVLVTAVPAAVKR; this is encoded by the coding sequence ATGAGCACGAAGCTTCCTGATGCAGGGGTGGGGCGGATACGTAATTTTCTTGTGGCTAGCGGTGCGGTAGGTGGCGTGGTGATGGGGGTTTTGTTGCTTTGGGGAGGGTTGAAAGGTTCTCCTCCGGATGCGGCGCCACTGCCTGACCATACGTTTTCTCTCGCGGCCGAAGATGCTCGTCGTCTTACTGATGTGCGGCACGATGCGCGAGCAACTGGGGTGCATCGGCTCTCAACAATTTCTCCGTCTCGGGTTGTTATTCCCTCGTTGGGGGTGGATGCGCCGGTAGTGGATGTGTCTGTGCATGCAGGAGAGCTTGTTGTTCCTGGTGATGTGAAAGTGGTTGGGCGCTGGGGTGCCGGTGCAGCATTGGGGGCGGATCAGGGAGGCACTCTTCTTGCTGGGCATGTTGATGTCAGGGGGGACTTGGGTGCGTTGCATCAGCTTTCGCGTATTGAGCCGGGCGCTGAGGTGTATACGAGTGATGCTGTTGGGCGAGTGCAGTTTTGGACTGTGACTTCTTTGATTGTTCGCGCGAAAGACCGTTTGCCTTCGTGGCAGGCTAGCGGTCCGCGTCGTCTGATTCTTGTCACCTGCGGGGGGCCGGTTGAACGCAGGGAGGGGCGCTGGAGTTATCGCGACAATGTTCTTGTGACGGCTGTTCCTGCGGCCGTAAAGCGCTGA
- a CDS encoding GerMN domain-containing protein, with protein MRSRRWLGVAGIVVSLSLVAACGLPSSGKVEQGLAVQDRPPPPIKLQFEAPRAGASQEEIVRGFLAAQWSADDDYRAARAYLTKAVSEKWAPDSVVVHPTGMRPQTVKSKDGSSVTVTVVEIGVLDSDGRFHASTAGTTREVEISLAKVDGEWRISSLPKGFGLWLSEFYFDSTYRPFQVSYGSTMGSTLVPDWRRFAVGPGLTTSLARALLGPVPSHLAGAVRSGFPSGTTLAVDAVPVGNGVATMDLTGRALAMNSSERHTAWAQTLRTMRQAGTVDRVAMTAEGRPLEVMGLGSLPERVGDVGYSGAPARSPVVVRRVGDVLTPLSSASFPAEVGKAALPALPKVPEEWSRAAISLDLRDVMAANESGTALVRWVDGQRASVQSPGSGMSAPAYDVMGHVWLGGQDAKSEGAVWVFHRVGDAGAVSEPRPVRVSAPWLHDRRVIDVRPSPEGHRVVVLSKDAAGAMHVDVSGVVSSSGVPSALPEPLAVAQDVVDATSVMWVNDSTLAFVGSRNAGQPLVPLVAPLAGVTQEYSGVAGVSRLISMGGERGLVGVDQANQVLRKVGSRWQRIGTASDLLVPAR; from the coding sequence GTGAGGTCGCGGCGCTGGTTGGGTGTTGCGGGGATAGTGGTCTCGCTGTCGTTGGTGGCAGCGTGTGGTTTGCCGAGCTCGGGAAAGGTGGAGCAGGGGCTGGCGGTGCAGGATCGGCCGCCGCCGCCGATCAAGCTGCAGTTTGAGGCTCCGCGGGCAGGGGCCTCTCAGGAGGAGATTGTTCGGGGTTTTTTGGCGGCGCAGTGGTCGGCTGACGATGATTACCGGGCGGCTCGGGCGTATCTGACTAAAGCTGTCTCTGAGAAGTGGGCACCTGATTCGGTGGTGGTGCATCCGACGGGGATGCGGCCGCAGACCGTGAAGTCGAAAGACGGCAGTTCGGTGACGGTGACGGTTGTTGAGATAGGGGTGCTGGATTCGGATGGCCGTTTCCATGCGTCGACAGCTGGGACAACGCGGGAGGTGGAGATTTCGCTGGCCAAGGTGGATGGTGAGTGGCGTATTTCTTCGTTGCCTAAGGGTTTTGGCCTGTGGCTCTCTGAGTTCTATTTCGATTCGACGTATCGTCCGTTTCAGGTGTCGTATGGCTCGACGATGGGTAGCACGTTGGTGCCGGATTGGCGTCGTTTTGCGGTGGGTCCTGGGTTGACGACGTCGTTGGCGCGGGCGCTGTTGGGGCCGGTTCCTTCGCATTTGGCTGGTGCGGTGCGTAGTGGTTTTCCGTCGGGGACGACGTTGGCTGTGGATGCGGTTCCGGTGGGTAATGGTGTGGCCACGATGGATTTGACTGGTCGGGCCTTGGCGATGAATTCCTCTGAACGTCATACGGCGTGGGCGCAGACGTTGCGGACGATGCGCCAGGCAGGGACTGTTGATCGGGTGGCGATGACGGCGGAGGGGCGGCCGCTGGAAGTGATGGGTTTGGGTTCGTTGCCCGAACGGGTGGGGGATGTGGGGTATTCGGGGGCGCCTGCGCGTTCTCCGGTGGTGGTACGTCGTGTGGGTGATGTGTTGACGCCGTTGTCGTCGGCGTCTTTTCCTGCGGAGGTGGGTAAGGCGGCGTTGCCTGCGTTGCCGAAGGTGCCAGAGGAGTGGTCGCGTGCGGCGATTTCTTTGGATTTGCGTGATGTGATGGCTGCTAATGAGTCGGGTACTGCGTTGGTTCGGTGGGTGGATGGGCAGCGTGCGTCGGTGCAGAGTCCTGGTTCGGGAATGAGCGCGCCGGCTTATGACGTGATGGGGCATGTGTGGCTGGGGGGCCAGGATGCCAAGAGTGAGGGGGCGGTGTGGGTCTTCCACCGGGTGGGGGACGCGGGGGCGGTTTCTGAGCCGCGTCCGGTGCGGGTTTCAGCGCCGTGGTTGCATGATCGGCGGGTGATTGATGTGAGACCTTCTCCGGAGGGGCATCGGGTGGTGGTGTTGAGTAAGGATGCTGCTGGGGCGATGCATGTGGATGTTTCTGGGGTGGTGTCGTCTTCGGGTGTACCTTCAGCTTTGCCTGAGCCGTTGGCGGTTGCGCAGGATGTGGTGGATGCGACGTCGGTGATGTGGGTAAATGACAGTACGTTGGCGTTTGTGGGCTCGCGTAATGCGGGGCAGCCGTTGGTGCCTTTGGTGGCGCCATTGGCGGGGGTGACGCAGGAGTATTCGGGTGTGGCTGGTGTTTCGAGGTTGATTTCGATGGGTGGTGAGCGTGGTTTGGTGGGGGTGGATCAGGCCAATCAGGTGCTGCGTAAGGTGGGTAGCCGGTGGCAGCGGATTGGTACGGCTTCGGATTTGTTGGTTCCTGCTCGCTAG
- the secA gene encoding preprotein translocase subunit SecA, with the protein MPKIIDRVLRAGEGRVLRHLEGIVAQVNAIEEDFLSLSDAELRAETDRFKARIADGESLDSLLPEAFAAVREASSRTIGKRHFDVQVMGGAALHMGNVAEMKTGEGKTLVATLPSYLNALSGKGVHVVTVNDFLAKYQSELMGRVHRMLGLETGVILSHLTPAQRRAEYAKDITYGTNNEFGFDYLRDNMAWQTEELVQRGHNFAIVDEVDSILIDEARTPLIISGPADGVTRWYVEMAKMVKHLERGRGADRLRGIEAEGDYEVDEKKKTVGILEPGIAKVEDYLGIDNLYESNNTPLIGYLNNAIKAKELFKRDKDYVVMDGEVLIVDEHTGRILAGRRYNEGMHQAIEAKEGVKIQNENQTLATVTLQNYFRLYNKLSGMTGTAQTEAAELHQIYKVGVVQIRTNRPMVRRDQPDLVYRTEVAKFDAVVKDIVERHRKGQPVLVGTTSVEKSEYLSQQLDAHDVPHEVLNAKYHEREAAIVAEAGRRGAVTVATNMAGRGTDIMLGGNPEFRAVDALRRRGLSPEETPEEYEAAWDQALAEAEAAVKSEHDEVSLLGGLYVLGTERHESRRIDNQLRGRSGRQGDPGESRFYLSLQDDLMRLFNAERVNRFMVAVKMDDSVPISAKMVTRSIQSAQTQVEGRNFDIRKNVLKYDDVLNTQRKVIYGERRRVLEGEDLHEQMRYFINDVVTEYVRAATEEQLPEDWKLEQLWSDVAELFPVSLSLADVESAAGGRSSVTREILVQELISDAQFALDAREAQFGRRAMREVERRVVLSVLDRKWREHLYEMDYLKEGIGLRAMAQRDPVVEYSREGHHMFQAMIEAIKEDAVRLLFNADIKVDESQLPPEEAPEQSSGEAVRGEGVEHPDARRFAYSGGGDTVGETEQRGNRRERRSRRLRRRGR; encoded by the coding sequence GTGCCGAAGATCATCGATCGAGTCCTGCGAGCAGGTGAGGGGCGTGTGCTGCGTCACCTAGAGGGCATCGTTGCTCAGGTGAACGCGATCGAGGAGGATTTTCTGTCGCTCTCTGATGCGGAGTTGCGGGCAGAGACGGACAGGTTTAAAGCGCGTATCGCTGATGGTGAGTCGTTGGATTCGCTGTTGCCGGAGGCATTTGCCGCGGTTCGTGAGGCGTCTTCTCGAACGATTGGTAAGCGTCACTTTGATGTGCAGGTGATGGGTGGAGCGGCGTTGCATATGGGCAATGTTGCTGAGATGAAGACCGGTGAGGGTAAGACGCTGGTCGCGACTTTGCCGAGTTATTTGAATGCTTTGTCGGGTAAGGGTGTTCACGTTGTTACGGTGAACGACTTCTTGGCTAAGTATCAGTCTGAGCTGATGGGTCGTGTGCACCGCATGTTGGGGTTGGAGACGGGTGTGATCTTGTCTCATTTGACGCCGGCTCAGCGTCGGGCGGAGTACGCGAAGGACATCACGTACGGCACGAACAATGAGTTCGGCTTTGATTACCTGCGTGACAATATGGCGTGGCAGACCGAAGAGTTGGTGCAGCGGGGGCACAACTTCGCGATTGTGGATGAGGTGGACTCGATCCTCATTGATGAGGCGCGTACGCCGTTGATCATTTCTGGTCCGGCTGATGGTGTGACGCGCTGGTATGTCGAGATGGCGAAGATGGTTAAGCATCTTGAGCGGGGGCGTGGCGCGGATCGTCTGCGTGGTATTGAGGCCGAGGGTGACTACGAGGTCGACGAGAAGAAAAAGACGGTAGGCATTCTTGAGCCGGGTATTGCCAAGGTGGAGGACTACCTCGGCATTGACAACTTGTATGAGAGCAACAACACGCCTTTGATCGGGTATTTGAACAATGCGATCAAGGCGAAGGAGTTGTTTAAGCGGGATAAGGATTACGTGGTCATGGACGGTGAGGTGCTCATCGTTGATGAGCACACGGGCCGTATCTTGGCTGGTCGTCGTTATAACGAGGGGATGCACCAGGCTATTGAGGCCAAAGAGGGGGTGAAGATTCAGAACGAGAACCAAACGTTGGCGACGGTGACGTTGCAGAACTATTTCCGCTTGTACAACAAGCTGTCGGGTATGACAGGTACGGCTCAGACGGAAGCTGCCGAGCTGCATCAGATTTACAAGGTTGGGGTGGTGCAGATTCGGACGAACCGTCCGATGGTGCGTCGTGATCAGCCGGACTTGGTGTACCGGACAGAGGTCGCGAAGTTTGACGCGGTGGTCAAGGACATCGTTGAGCGGCACCGTAAGGGCCAGCCGGTGCTGGTGGGTACGACCAGCGTGGAGAAGAGCGAATATCTTTCGCAGCAGTTGGATGCTCATGATGTGCCGCATGAGGTGCTGAATGCGAAGTATCACGAGCGTGAAGCGGCCATTGTGGCTGAGGCTGGCCGTCGGGGTGCGGTGACGGTTGCGACGAACATGGCTGGTCGTGGTACCGACATCATGCTGGGTGGTAACCCAGAGTTCCGTGCGGTGGATGCGTTGCGCCGTCGGGGGCTGTCGCCGGAGGAGACGCCTGAGGAGTACGAGGCGGCTTGGGATCAGGCTTTGGCTGAGGCTGAGGCTGCGGTGAAGTCTGAGCACGACGAGGTGTCGTTGCTGGGTGGTTTGTATGTGTTGGGTACCGAGCGGCACGAGTCGCGTCGTATCGATAACCAGTTGCGGGGTCGTTCTGGTCGTCAGGGCGACCCGGGGGAAAGCCGTTTCTATCTGTCATTGCAGGACGATTTGATGCGGTTGTTTAACGCCGAGCGCGTGAACCGCTTCATGGTTGCTGTGAAGATGGATGATTCGGTTCCGATCTCGGCGAAGATGGTTACCCGTTCGATCCAAAGTGCCCAGACGCAGGTTGAGGGCCGTAACTTCGACATTCGTAAGAATGTTTTGAAGTACGACGATGTTTTGAACACTCAGCGCAAGGTTATTTACGGTGAGCGTCGTCGTGTGCTTGAGGGTGAGGATCTGCACGAGCAGATGCGTTACTTCATCAACGATGTGGTGACCGAGTATGTGCGTGCTGCGACGGAGGAGCAGCTTCCGGAGGATTGGAAGCTGGAGCAGTTGTGGTCTGATGTGGCTGAGTTGTTCCCGGTGTCGTTGTCGCTAGCGGATGTGGAGTCTGCTGCCGGTGGCCGTAGTTCGGTGACTCGGGAAATTCTTGTGCAAGAGCTGATCTCGGATGCTCAGTTCGCGCTGGATGCACGGGAGGCGCAGTTTGGTCGCCGTGCGATGCGTGAGGTGGAGCGTCGTGTGGTTCTCAGTGTTCTGGACCGTAAGTGGCGTGAGCACTTGTACGAGATGGACTACCTCAAAGAGGGTATTGGGCTGCGGGCGATGGCTCAGCGTGACCCGGTGGTGGAGTACAGCCGTGAGGGCCACCACATGTTCCAGGCGATGATTGAGGCCATCAAGGAAGACGCTGTGCGTCTTCTGTTCAACGCTGATATCAAGGTGGATGAAAGCCAGTTGCCTCCGGAGGAGGCGCCGGAGCAGAGCTCGGGTGAGGCTGTGCGTGGTGAGGGTGTCGAGCACCCTGATGCGCGTCGCTTTGCCTATTCCGGCGGTGGGGACACTGTGGGTGAGACTGAGCAGCGGGGTAACCGTCGTGAGCGTCGTTCGCGCAGATTGCGTCGTCGCGGGCGTTGA
- a CDS encoding ComF family protein encodes MGITRFGVGGVVEAVGMDWCVRWWRGCVTAVVALCELVWPVVCAGCGRHGQSWCAQCADVGALPDVEPFTVVGSGEGLVVWSAAEFIGPVAAAVVAFKDGGRRDVGSVLGVGLARAVEAAVGVEVLRGGPVDGPVVVVPVPSRPSARRRRGDVPLFELVDVALRSGVLSFQVGAVESLRWVRRVRDQRGLGRLGRVVNVWGAMGVVERWSAEVGSWGLVVLVDDVCTTGATLGEAQRVLRQCGVHRVVGAVVAATPGGPGV; translated from the coding sequence GTGGGGATAACCCGCTTTGGGGTGGGTGGGGTGGTTGAGGCTGTGGGGATGGATTGGTGTGTGCGTTGGTGGCGTGGATGTGTGACGGCGGTGGTGGCGCTGTGTGAGTTGGTGTGGCCGGTGGTGTGTGCTGGGTGTGGGCGGCATGGGCAGTCGTGGTGTGCGCAGTGCGCGGATGTGGGGGCGTTGCCGGATGTAGAGCCGTTTACGGTGGTGGGGTCGGGTGAGGGGTTGGTGGTGTGGTCTGCTGCGGAGTTTATTGGGCCGGTTGCTGCTGCTGTGGTGGCGTTTAAGGATGGTGGTCGTCGGGATGTGGGGAGTGTGTTGGGGGTGGGGTTGGCGCGTGCGGTTGAGGCGGCTGTGGGGGTGGAGGTGTTGCGGGGTGGGCCAGTGGATGGTCCGGTTGTGGTGGTGCCGGTTCCTTCGCGTCCTTCGGCGCGGCGTCGGCGTGGTGATGTGCCGTTGTTTGAGTTGGTTGATGTGGCGTTGAGGTCGGGTGTGTTGTCTTTTCAGGTGGGTGCGGTTGAGTCTTTGCGGTGGGTGCGGCGGGTGCGAGATCAGCGTGGTTTGGGGCGGTTGGGCAGGGTGGTGAATGTGTGGGGGGCGATGGGTGTGGTGGAGCGTTGGAGTGCTGAGGTGGGTTCGTGGGGGTTGGTGGTGTTGGTTGATGATGTGTGTACGACGGGGGCGACGTTGGGTGAGGCGCAGCGGGTGTTGAGGCAGTGTGGTGTGCATCGGGTGGTGGGTGCGGTGGTTGCTGCGACTCCGGGTGGTCCTGGGGTGTGA
- the hpf gene encoding ribosome hibernation-promoting factor, HPF/YfiA family, with translation MELTVTARHVQVSDRFRSVLEEKIEKIEHLAPRAQRVEVIVGHETSRNAPKGSVRVEITCIAKGPVLRAEAFADDPYSALDLVLAKLSERLRRANSKKKVRRHRGPDLATATADLDVVEAMPPGGSSGGDEVNPLEAKLGVTGDSPVQVREKVHASSPMTLDQALYEMELVGHDFYLFHDKDSDSPCVVYRRRGWDYGVIRLEVSEAEDAAQ, from the coding sequence ATGGAACTCACCGTCACTGCACGTCACGTCCAGGTGTCTGATCGTTTTCGCTCCGTGCTGGAGGAGAAAATAGAGAAGATTGAGCACTTGGCGCCTAGGGCGCAGCGTGTTGAGGTCATTGTGGGGCATGAGACGTCGCGGAATGCTCCGAAGGGCAGTGTGCGTGTGGAGATTACGTGCATTGCCAAGGGGCCGGTTCTTCGTGCTGAGGCTTTTGCTGATGATCCGTATTCGGCGTTGGATCTTGTTCTTGCGAAATTGTCTGAGCGGTTGCGTCGGGCGAATTCGAAGAAGAAGGTGCGTCGGCACCGTGGGCCGGATTTGGCGACGGCAACGGCTGATCTTGATGTGGTGGAGGCTATGCCGCCGGGTGGTTCTTCAGGCGGTGATGAGGTTAATCCGTTGGAGGCCAAGCTTGGTGTGACGGGTGATTCGCCGGTGCAGGTGCGTGAGAAGGTGCATGCTTCCTCGCCGATGACTTTGGATCAGGCTCTTTATGAGATGGAGCTGGTAGGGCACGATTTTTACCTCTTCCATGACAAGGATTCGGATAGTCCGTGCGTTGTGTATCGGCGTCGTGGTTGGGATTACGGCGTGATCCGTTTGGAAGTTTCTGAGGCGGAGGATGCCGCGCAGTAG